One stretch of Candidatus Eremiobacterota bacterium DNA includes these proteins:
- a CDS encoding ABC transporter permease encodes MFTYVVRRTLQNIPILLLVSVILFSILQAAPGGPLTPYLQNPHITQADIIRLKHNLGLDQPPYVQYFRWLLRVLSGDFGWSMSNSEPVIQAILDRLPATVTLMGCAFVFSIAIGVTAGIISAVKQYSWLDYTVTTLAFFGQSMPVFWFGLMMQLAFSVVGITAFGYKFSLPSAGLSTSDTFDFGDRIQHLILPTVVLSLLFIAQWSRFMRSSMLEVIRTDYMRTAQAKGVSRTAVILKHGLKNALIPLVTVVALSLPGLVGGAVVTETIFAWPGMGRLFYNALGQFDFALLMGYMMLSSFLVVLFNLIADVCYAWLDPRVKYT; translated from the coding sequence TCACTTACGTCGTCCGCCGAACGCTGCAGAACATCCCGATCCTCTTGCTGGTCTCGGTGATCCTGTTCTCGATCCTGCAGGCCGCGCCGGGCGGTCCGCTGACGCCGTACCTCCAGAACCCCCACATCACCCAAGCAGACATCATCCGGCTCAAGCACAATCTCGGCCTGGACCAGCCGCCGTACGTCCAGTACTTCAGGTGGCTGTTGCGCGTGCTGTCGGGCGACTTCGGCTGGTCGATGTCGAACTCGGAACCCGTCATCCAGGCGATCCTCGACCGGCTGCCGGCGACGGTCACCCTGATGGGCTGCGCGTTCGTCTTCTCGATCGCGATCGGGGTGACGGCCGGGATCATCAGCGCCGTCAAGCAGTACTCCTGGCTCGACTACACGGTCACCACGCTCGCCTTCTTCGGGCAGTCGATGCCGGTGTTCTGGTTCGGGCTGATGATGCAGCTCGCGTTTTCGGTGGTCGGCATCACCGCGTTCGGATACAAGTTCTCGCTGCCCTCGGCCGGGCTCTCGACCTCCGACACCTTCGACTTCGGCGACCGAATACAACATTTGATCTTGCCCACGGTCGTTCTGTCGCTCCTGTTCATCGCGCAGTGGTCGCGTTTCATGCGCAGCTCGATGCTGGAGGTGATTCGCACCGACTACATGCGCACGGCCCAGGCCAAAGGTGTCTCGCGGACCGCCGTCATCCTCAAGCACGGGCTGAAGAACGCGCTGATCCCGCTGGTCACCGTCGTTGCGCTCTCGCTTCCCGGCCTGGTTGGCGGCGCGGTCGTCACCGAGACGATCTTCGCCTGGCCGGGCATGGGGCGGCTGTTCTACAACGCGCTCGGCCAGTTCGACTTCGCGCTGCTGATGGGCTACATGATGCTCTCGTCGTTCCTGGTCGTCTTGTTCAACCTCATCGCCGACGTCTGTTACGCGTGGCTCGACCCGCGCGTGAAGTACACCTAG